In Gadus chalcogrammus isolate NIFS_2021 chromosome 1, NIFS_Gcha_1.0, whole genome shotgun sequence, the sequence GTGAGCTCTGGCAGCTTATTGCTAATCAATGAATCTTTTGCACCCACACATATAAAAAGCCATTCCCCAAGCagccaaaaaaacaacagatgcgCCATTTTTTGACAAACGTTGAGGCCTTTTCTGAAAATGGTGATGTGATCTGGAGTTCCTCCAAAAAAGCGGTTGATATTCGTTATGTGTCTGTACACTATTATTATACAGTGAACTTCCTAACTAAGGAACTTTTAGGAACTGTAAAAACTCTCACTTTCATTAAATCACTTTTATATATCTCTGTCTTTATATATGTCCCACTTCAGTTAAAAGTTTTGGCATACATTTTGCAGAACCAGCTGCAAGAATCCACTGTTGGTTTGCATGTGAATGACTTACGGGTGTAAATGCCACacaattatacatatatatatatatatatatatatatatacatgctaAGATAAACTCAATTGAAAGCCTCAGAAACCACATCCACACAGTTGAGTCTTAGTGTGCGGACCAGATAAGTGAAGCAGCCAGCTCCTGATTCCCGGATTAAGCGCTAATTTAACCAATCAGGGTATGAAGGGGAAGGTTGAAGGCCAAAATGGTGCGAAAGGCATGGTGGAGACCAGGTCCACGGATGAGAGGAGTGATGGAATGTGGCACAAAGTGCCGCATTGACCCTTCTTTACTCTCCCCGTGTGACACTGCTTAACCCCCCCGGACGAAAACACACAAAGGccgaaaacaaaaaaacgaacagaaaaataatgaattaagaaaaaaaaaaaaaaaaaaagaaggttcTTAGGCAGGGCTGCGTCTGGGAACATAGGTTTGAAATCCCAGCGGACGGTGGCTATCGCATGGGTTCTGAGATCTGGCGGCTGGTGCCTCAGTAGTCGGCGATGGGGGCCAGGTTCCTGGTGAGGCTGACTGATATGTTGGTGTAGAGGTGCCTCCTGGACACTTGGGGGGAGTAGTTGAGGTTGCTGAGGCCGTCCAACCCCTGGCGTTCCTTGGAGTGGCGTAACAGAGTGTACCTTCCGGGCAGAACGTAAAAAGGATATGAGACACGATGAACTTGAGCCAGTGGCTATGCTAGTAGCATCACGTTAGTGGATAGGAGTGGTCTTTAGGAGAACACGATTTAACAAGAGGAACAGGATGTGTTTCCAATGGTGTGAACTTGACATTATCCATATACAGTTTATGTGATGCGATAATTCAGAATCTTTTTTAGTTAGTACTTTGGAAGAGAATGGCGTGTTTGTATACAGAAGGAGTGACAATCACAAGCAACAAGAACGCTATTGAATTACAGCCCCCATATAAGTCACATGAAAAGTCTTTATCAGGAATGAAATTCCCTCTAAGTCACTACTCTCCCTTCCCATGTGACTGGCTTACATCACATTTGCTTAAGCCACATTCCAATGATCAACTCTCACGATTCAACCAAATCCTGACACGCGTGTGTTCgtccacgtctgtgtgtgtgtgtgtgtgtgtgtgtgtgtgtgtgtgtgtgtgtgtgtgtgtgtgtgtgtgtgtgtgtgtgtgtgtgtgtgtgtgtgtgtgtgtgtgtgtgtgtgtgtgtgtgtgtgtgtgtttttatgtgtgtgcgttcacgtctgtgtgtgtgctttcacgtgtgtttgtgttcacgtctgtgtatgtgtgtgggtgtttgtatgtgtgtgtgtgtgtgtgtgtgtgtgtgtgagtttgtgtgtgtgtgttcacacgcgtgtgtgtatgcgttcacgtctgtgtgtgtgtgtgtgtttgtgtgtgtgttcacacgtgtgtgtgtgtatgcgttcacgtctgtgtgtgtgctttcacgtgtgtgtgcgttcacgtctgtgtgtgtatgtgggtgtttgtatgtgtgtgtgtgtgtttgtctgtgtgtatgtgtgtttgtgtgtgtgttcacgtgtgtctgtgtgtgtgcgtgcgttcacgTCTGTGTGCgttcacgtctgtgtgtgtatgtgggtgtttgtatgtgtgtgtgtgtgtgtgtgtttgtctgtgtgtgtgtgtttgtgtgtgtgtgttcacgtgtgtctgtgtgtgtgcgtgcgttcacgtctgtgtttgtgtgtgtatgtgtgtgggtgtgtgggtgtttgtgagtgtgcgttgTTCTTGAAATGCATGGGTATTGTATGGTGTGTAAACACTGACCTGCCCAGAAACTGAGCTTCCCCATGATGGTGATGAGGAATGGACATGTAGCGGCCAAGCTCTCCTGATGGGCGACTCACTGTGTAGTTGGCAAGCTGCACCCTGCAAATCAAAGTACCATTAGAAAAGAGACCAAAACGCTGGCCTTCCCAATAGCCAACCTCTGCGACAAAAACGGTGTTGTTGCCCAATGTTCGGGACATACTGTACATGCGTGGTAAAGAGACAAATTCAATAGACAGACCGAATCAATAGGCGTTGGGCAAATTCTTGCGAGGGAATACACAATGAGGCTTTTATCTCTGGAAAGAGGCATGGAACCCACTCACTTAGATCAGAGATAATGGAGAGGAGGGGCAGCGCTTCTAAAGCTACCTGGGGGCGACTGTACTGTAGGACATGGTAGTGTAAGGCAAACACAGAAGAGATGACTCATCGTTCTGAGCAAACCCAGCAAAGGACAATGACAGCTATATCACAGAGgccatgtgtgttttgtgtttgtgtgtttgcgtgcgtgtgtttgcatgtgtgtgtgtgctagcataaatgtgtgagtgagtgtgtgcatgaatgagtgtgtgcaacgtgtttgtgtgtgtgtgtgtgtccgaggaTGAGTGtgtggaacgtgtgtgtgtgagtgtgtgtgtgtgtgtgtgtgtgtgtgtgtttatttgcccTCACCTGTTCCAGAGGtcatcatcctctcctccccagcccCAGAATGCATTGGGAAATCCATTGATCTTCTTGTACTGCTCCACAGTGAGGCCGCTGACGCCCCCGAAGAACTCATTATAGGGAAGCCTGGAGGAAAACACATCAGAAACCATAATGAGCATTTAATTAACTCTATATTCTCTGGGTGTGAGATTGTAAACTGGTCAACACAAGATGAGAATTCatcgtcagcgacaccaagttGAGCGTTGAAGACCCTTTTGGATTTTCAACCTTGTCTCTGAGCTGAAAGTTAAAACAATTTAAACCTTGACCCAGTCGACACTGATCCCTGGTTAAACATCCAATCAGATAACAGCTTTCTTTTTCATTCTGAAACCAGCGGAAACTAAATGCAGAAGGCTTTTTTTCTTATCTCTTAAGCTAAAGATATGTTTTCTGTGCAACAAAGTGTTAAACTGCCATCTGTTGCCCATCCTTATTCTGAGTCTCATCATGTGCTGACCCGCCTAACAGTTCTCCACTACGGTCTCGGCCGTGGGACCCACATGTAGGAGTATTTGTTGAGTTTGACGGCAAAGTGGCGTGGCATGTCGTTGCAGCCATAGTAGTTCCTGTCGTTCTCCATGAGGTGGTCCACGTCGTGGAACACCAGACAGTTCCAGTCCAGGTCCTTCATGGCCTCTTTGAAGCCCACGTTGAACAACATGGCTCGGTTGAACGGCTCCGTTCCCGTCTGGGGGCAGGACAAGAAAAAAGGGAGGGAAAACAGCAGTGGTTGAGGATTTGGATACTGGTTGTGTATGAATTTGGTGAAACATTGGAAAATAAATGCCAATTTGTCGACAGAAAATATAGGAGCTTCAACATTACAGGGTTGTATAGCTACACCTTTAACCTCTGATCGGTGCACATGCACCATCTATTGTTCCCTCCTAGTGTACTTGCGAGATGACGTGATGTGCTTAGGGAGGTGTGTTTGCTTGGGATtaaagcttgtgtgtttgtgcgtgtgcgtgtgcgtgtgtgtgtgtgtgcgtgcatgcttgcgtgcgtgcgtgcgtgtgtgtgtgtgtgtgtgtggatgtgtctgtctgtgtgtgtgtatctgtttctgtatgtgtgtgtgaacgtaccTGCTCTATGACATAGAAGGCGAACTGAAGCCTCTGTCTCTGCAGCACCGGCACCAGGTGCCTGAGGAGGATGGGCAAGTGTTCGTGTCGGTTCCGGAAGGGGATGAGGATGGCCACCTAGCAGGAGAACACACCGCAGCACATCGTTTAATTGGTGGATCCCAGGCGGTAGAGAGCAATCGGATTAGTGCCATGTGTTAAAAGGCTATGCTGCCACTGTATggcacaccacacaccagcacGCTCACagaggcaagcacacacagaaacacactaatGGCTCTATCTCCCTTTCATTATCGGAGGTACAAAGTATTGACCGATTAGAGCGGTTTAATGTCACCTTGGAaaacagaattattattattagttattttggtttgtATTTAAGTATGTATTCAAGCTAAACACAAAgtgggaaaaaaagaaagggagagggagaaatggaCATACACAAAGGGACATTTGGAATTCAAACCATGGGAGATAAAGGTGCATTGTCAGATCCCATGCTGTCCAACTGAGTAAAcaagtgcgagagagagagatagcaggCAGGGCAACGCTGATAAACATCATAAAGGATTGGGAATGAGGGCCAGACGAGAGCGAGGTTGGAAACGGTTCGTGCAGTGGACTGTGGACTGGCAGGCAATGCTGTTTAGGCAATGAACATAAACACAAAGATAGTGCCTTCGGCTGGTTTCTTTGATCACCTGCCAACAACCTTGCATGTGTCATTCAATTATAGATAACTGCTTTGTATGACCCACCCTCTCTCGCTATTTCTGTctttcgccccctctctctcttttggtcTCTTCGCCCCGCTCTTCCCCATTTTCTTTCAGACCCCACATTCCCCTGTGCCACATTCTCTTTGTACTCATACTCTTACTcccaaacccacacaaacaacacacgcacacacagacacacacacaacccccccccccccacacacacacacacacacacacacacacgcacacgcacacgcacacgcgcgcgcgcacacgcgcgtgtgcacacaaacacacacacacaaacacacacacacacacacacacacacacacacacacacacacacacacacacacacacacacacacacacacacacacacacacaccgctgctACTGTCCAACCACAACAAGGACTAAACGGGTGTTGACTTCCTGGCTGGATGTGTGCTGACGTCCTGCTTCCAGTGTAGAGCCTAATGGCCCTCGTAGGCCTACCTAGCCCCCGGCTCCTGGCTACTATGAATACTATTAACACTGTGCTGACTAACAGCACAGTGGTGAGGCACAACATGCCTGGTGGTGCTTTTGCGTTGGGTGCATCTCATTATGTCCCTTTCTGTCTTTTCGTTTCCTGTCTAGAGGAAATGGTGGGCAGGATTCAAAACATAGGTTTGTTCCTCTATTTGCTCCGGTTCAGCCTACATCAGCGCCTTTAGTTTTCCTAGCAATCAAAGCTTTTTTAAAAGAACGTTTTTCATAAGGGGCTTCTGTCAAACATGGAACATGAAACCTTGCAATGTGAATGACGTGATTACCCAATCATATTGCACCCATCTTGCAACCCCTCCCCCAGAACAACCACAGGCAAGAATTGAGTTCTTCGGAATTTGGGATGATTTGGGATACGTTGAAATACATCATACAACATGCATGGGCAACTAAGCATTCCTCAGCATGTACATAGACCGCAATGGACTTCTAAGGTCTATGCAAAGTGATCTGCAGATCTGTGcaggtttctttttttatagatGTGGTTCATCCAGTTAACACAGCCGCCAAAATCTCTAAACAAGTTGAGAGGGGATTTCTTTATAATGTTTGTGTAGAGATTTCAAGTTCTGCACTTGTTTTGCAGTTAACACATCCTGCCCACGtacgtaggcacacacacacacacacacacacacacacgcacacagacacagacacttttAGTACCTTCCAGCGAGGTTGACAGTCTGTGGGCGTCCAGTAGCCGCCTGGGGCTAGACTAGGATCTGCTCTCAACAAGGAGTGTTCCACCTCATCCAGAAGTATCTCAGTCATGTTCACCTCCAACCTgccctctgagagagagaggggggggggggggggggggggagagagagagagagagagagtgggagagacatagagaggggaAGGTAGGAAGGGGTGAGAAAGTTGGGAAAAGATAAAACAAGTTTTTAATTGTTTAGAATAGATATTTGAACAGAGACATGGGAGAAGGTAATAAACAAATAGTGATAAGGAAAAGCAAACGATAAGGAAAGGCCTGGGCAAAGTGAGCAGCACAGAGGAGGACTAGTGGGAATAACAAGGGTTCACTGTTTTTGAATGGGTCTTTAAATCCTTTGCTTGCATTAAAAGCcattaaaaaaagataattgATAATTTGAGATCAGAAGGACAAGATGGATTCTGTTGAATCTGTGAAATACCCTTCAAAGATTCAGCTAAAACCATTGCAGCATGGCCGACTTTTCTACTCCCAAAGTACATCTGCACTGTGTGTgaggtcattttttttttttgtgctctcTTATTTTTGGTCATTACGGCAATTTCTGGAGAGTGTACTTTGTTTGTTGTCAGCCCCACTCCATGGTTGATTTGGAGGAAAGCATCTGCTGAAGTCGGTAAAGTCATTTCGGAAGTAATAATGggctccagcagtcctactatgtgtCAGTAGATCTTCTGGtggggagacggcacagagccagGAACAGAAAGCAAAACACTGAAGGGGGCGGAGTTACGTCTCGTTTTCCTGACATgaagcaaaaataaacaaaccgcCCTGTTCACCTCGATTGAACCCCTGATTCGTGAAGTTAGAAGAGTGTAGTCTTACTCATGGTGGGCAGCCTCTCCGGGCACACCTGGGACGGCAGGTAGTTGAAGTCTTCTGGCAGATatgtggtgggcggggcctcacTCTCGCTCGAGTTGAAGTCATAGGCATAGTCTGAGgatcccacacacagacacacacacacacacgctcacatcaATATTTAAAAGCACCGTGTTTTACGGCAGCGCAACTGCAATGTAGTTTAGCTTACATACCGGCCATCTGTTCCCAGAGCAAAGCTCAACAACTCAGCCATGCCATCTCCACATGCATTAAATAGAAGATTCATGTGTGCCTGAAAACTTTGTATCTCAACCCATCCTACAGCTCTCTCTTTCGGCTGGCTATCTTTTGCTCATTGTGACTGGATGTGCGTGGTGCATACTTTAGAAGGCTTCGAAGAGTTTGCTGCAATACTATTCTGCTCATGTATCACCCACTGCACTCCTAAACACCCCTCGACCCCTTTAGACTCCTACTTGTGAGGGCTTTAGGTTTGCGGGGGTGTCATTGGCCTTTGACACTTTGATATTTAAACTTAGATTAAGGGCTATAAATAGTCAATGGACTTGaagcgtgtgtgcctgtgtgtatgttagttgttgtgtgtgtgtgtgtgtgtgtgtgtgtgtgtgtgtgtgtgtgtgtgtgtgagagtatgcgtaggtgtgtgtgtgagtgcggatGTGCGCTTGTGTTGGCATGGATaattctgtgtatgtttgtagttgaatgtgtttgaacatgtgtgtgtgtatgtgtgtgtgtgtgtgtgtgtgtgtgtgtgtgtgtgtgtgtgtgtgtgtgtgtgtgtgtgtgtgtgtgtgtgtgtgtgtgtgtgtttgtgtgtcctcaCCAGTGCCGTTGTTGCTGTGCGCTCCTCTCACGACCTGCTCCAGAACCTGGGCTCCGATGTTCTTTACGTTTTCCCTGATCTGTATTCCCCGTGCCTGGACCATGAAAACATACTCGTTGACTGTggaaaacaagcacacacagaggagggaaCGTTAATCCTTTATTTTTTGCTCATGCCCACTAACGTGCTTCTTGCATTCCTTATAATAGCATGTAAAAAGTGTGTTCATCCTATTCTGTCACCCTCAAATCGGGGGCTGAAAGATGTTTTTGGGGTTACGATTTTGAGGGGTCACGAGATGATTTCCAAATTGTCTAAAAAGTGTTATTTACCTTTCATATTTTCATATAACACAGCAAAAAAGCCTCTTATCTCATTCAAACtgtgttcgtgcatgtgtgcagttagagctacaagccAAAGTGCGTGCCATCATAGCGATGATGGTATGATGGCTGattcctcctcactctctctccctctctccctcgctctctctctctctctctctctctcgtagagAACAAAGGAGGGTCATCCATATGTTAAAGCAAGATAAGCATTGAAGAAAAGAAGGCATGAGGTCTATTCCGTGGTTGGGTTCTGCTTTCCAGCTGGTTGCGGTCTCCATTGATTTCCTGTCTTTGCTACTTCATGAGCAAGGGGTTTCATCGCTACATTTAAGATAAAAAAGGCTTCTCTACAAAAGCTGCTTACCCAGAGGATTGTAATCTATCGAacaagcgagagagaaagaaagtgaggAAGGGACAGAGATATATGGATACGAAagcataaagagagagaaactggaGTTTGTTTAGCTGTATATTTTGCTTTCGTGATATACATTTTGGCAAGCCCCTTCATCAGTGTGAAACTAAAACCTGGAGAGAAGTAGTGATAACTTATTATAACAAAGTTATTGATATGGTTAATTCACACGTAAAGCATTTATACTGAAATAAAAGAGCTTTGTTCATGAAATGTGAAATCAGCCAGATATAAAATATTGGGGCAGCTCATTATAGGCTGGCTCATTATTCTCAGTATGGACTTGGGCTGTGAAAGTGTATTTGAGTAGATGAGTACTGGTCCAGCATcttataaatacaaaatataatatGTTGATATTAAGTATCTTTATCTTTAAAATTTCGGCTGAATATTGTTGTCCTTGTTCGACAAATTTACAATAATGACCCCCCACCGGCCGCCAGGAACATCCTAACATCAAAAGAAAGGAAGGAGGAACTAAAGGCTTGATCTCAGGTGAAAGTCTGTGTAGGGTTGCATACCTTTCGAAGACACTTGGCTTCCAAGAGAAGCCGTCTACTCTGTATAGCCATCGGCAAATTAAGAACCCTGGCCAAAACGATAGCCTAATTTATATGCCCTTCAAACGGATACGCTGCCTAGAAGTATATCCCACTTGCTCTACAACAATAAAAGGTGTGTTGCCAGTGGAGCTCCGGTGTGAATACATCTATTAAAAAGATGAAAAAGATTTTCGATATGTGTATACTGGCAAAAATGATCTCAAAAAGAACACCAGTACGGACATCATGGGGTAGATGAAGGGGCTTAGGAAGAAATGGGCAGTCGCAAATCCTTGAGCTTATCAAGAGATGCATGTGATTAGCTGTCCATGACAGTTTTACAACATTGGTGTAAAAGTGAATTGCACATGGAAACAGTAGGGGCACCCAATCGTAAACATAACAATTCTTAAAATGTGATGCTTATTCCCTGCTATATTGCTTGTATGCCTGCCTGCTTCATAACCACCTGAATCGTTTTTCaccctctctcgttctcattGTCCTATCTTTCTCTGTATTGTTGTTTTGGAGTATTTGTAAGTATGCATGTACTGTACTGTCCATTTGtagcttttttgttttgtgtttttgtaaagcgtctttgggtaccgagaaaagcgctatataaaacctatgtattattattattattattattattattatctgtctgCCTCTATCACCTGGTTCACAAAGGTATTGCTGTCAAAAGAAAAATGGGTCAAAGACCAACAATGTCTATTTAGAATGTAGGCTCTCGGTTTCTGAAAGGCCTGGAGCCAGCAATGAAGTAAAATAAGTTGTTGGTTTACAACCCACAGCATGAGGACCATGCGGAAGCAATCATATGGAGTAAACAGATCCCATGTGGTCTAAAGACTCTCGTTGATTCAATTCTCGGAATTTAAAATTCCGAGAATTGGAGGAAAGAAagtcttttttcctctctttttcttctgcATTCTTCATATGGTTCATGAAGCATTCCAGAGTTTTATTCGACCAGGATTGGTTTCATTTACTAAAATACGCATAATTTACATCTATGTGTTACAATTGACATGCAAAATCCCCGCCGGGTTGTGGCCCATGTGTAGCGCCTGCGCCATCTGATAGGAAAAGAGCCAAGAAGCTTTTGGACTGAAAACAAGGGCGGCCAGCAGCACCGTCCCAGCTCCACTACATTAACTACATGGACGTGAG encodes:
- the b4galt5 gene encoding beta-1,4-galactosyltransferase 5, translated to MMPKRLRFRRRSFLGLLFLFSLSTSALYFIYSAPGIVNEYVFMVQARGIQIRENVKNIGAQVLEQVVRGAHSNNGTDYAYDFNSSESEAPPTTYLPEDFNYLPSQVCPERLPTMKGRLEVNMTEILLDEVEHSLLRADPSLAPGGYWTPTDCQPRWKVAILIPFRNRHEHLPILLRHLVPVLQRQRLQFAFYVIEQTGTEPFNRAMLFNVGFKEAMKDLDWNCLVFHDVDHLMENDRNYYGCNDMPRHFAVKLNKYSYMLPYNEFFGGVSGLTVEQYKKINGFPNAFWGWGGEDDDLWNRVQLANYTVSRPSGELGRYMSIPHHHHGEAQFLGRYTLLRHSKERQGLDGLSNLNYSPQVSRRHLYTNISVSLTRNLAPIADY